A genomic stretch from Aminobacter aminovorans includes:
- a CDS encoding GNAT family N-acetyltransferase, with translation MQIRRFEPRDFDAVVNVILPIQRDEFGFDVTVDDQPDLRIIPEFYQRGFGDFWVAEVDGKIVGTIGLVDIGDGLAALRKMFVAAEWRGREHGIAARLLSLLLATARERGIRAVYLGTTNRFLAAHRFYEKNGFAEVARSDLPASFPVVFIDTKFYVHRLDA, from the coding sequence ATGCAGATCCGTCGATTTGAACCGCGTGACTTCGATGCCGTGGTGAACGTCATCCTGCCCATCCAGCGAGACGAATTCGGCTTTGACGTCACTGTCGACGACCAGCCAGACCTGCGGATCATTCCAGAATTCTATCAGCGCGGCTTTGGCGATTTCTGGGTCGCCGAGGTTGACGGCAAGATCGTAGGGACGATCGGTCTGGTCGACATCGGTGATGGGCTCGCCGCCTTGCGCAAGATGTTCGTCGCCGCAGAATGGCGTGGCCGCGAACATGGAATCGCAGCGAGACTGTTGAGCCTACTGCTTGCCACAGCCCGCGAACGCGGCATCCGCGCGGTCTATCTCGGCACGACCAACAGGTTTCTTGCCGCCCATCGCTTCTACGAGAAGAACGGCTTTGCCGAAGTCGCCAGATCCGACCTACCTGCGAGCTTCCCGGTCGTGTTCATCGACACCAAGTTCTACGTTCACCGGCTGGACGCCTGA
- the erpA gene encoding iron-sulfur cluster insertion protein ErpA, with amino-acid sequence MGADAKTAMKLDMTEAAAKRIAKIVAGDPGKIALRISVEGGGCSGFSYKFDLVEGRNDDDVAIERDGATLLVDDLSLVYMGGSVVDFVDDLMGQSFQIKNPNAVAGCGCGTSFSI; translated from the coding sequence ATGGGCGCTGATGCCAAGACTGCCATGAAGCTCGACATGACCGAAGCCGCTGCGAAGCGGATAGCCAAGATCGTCGCTGGCGATCCGGGCAAGATCGCGCTGCGCATTTCGGTCGAAGGCGGCGGCTGCTCGGGCTTTTCCTACAAGTTCGACCTCGTCGAAGGCCGCAATGACGATGACGTCGCCATCGAGCGGGACGGCGCGACCTTGCTCGTCGACGATCTGTCGCTCGTCTACATGGGCGGATCGGTCGTCGATTTCGTCGACGACCTGATGGGTCAGTCGTTCCAGATCAAGAACCCCAACGCGGTCGCCGGCTGCGGCTGCGGTACCAGTTTCTCCATTTAG
- a CDS encoding VOC family protein has translation MRRPQALRQVALSAGRDIDATLAFWLDVFGLPVHARYDPPGIAFIVVGGIRLFFTGGISQATVYLDIDDLDSFYEIASDNGVAFTTAPTLVHRDAAGEFGPAGESEWMAFLKDPAGNTIGLVERR, from the coding sequence ATGCGCAGGCCGCAAGCGCTCCGTCAGGTGGCGCTTTCGGCCGGTCGCGACATCGATGCGACGCTCGCCTTCTGGCTCGATGTCTTCGGCCTTCCTGTCCACGCCCGCTACGACCCGCCCGGCATCGCCTTCATCGTCGTCGGTGGCATCAGACTTTTCTTCACCGGCGGCATATCGCAGGCGACAGTTTATCTCGACATAGACGACCTCGACTCCTTCTACGAAATAGCATCCGACAATGGCGTGGCGTTTACCACCGCGCCCACGCTCGTCCATCGCGATGCGGCGGGCGAGTTCGGGCCCGCTGGCGAATCCGAATGGATGGCATTCCTGAAGGATCCGGCAGGCAACACCATCGGTCTTGTCGAGCGCAGATAG